In the genome of Paenibacillus sp. FSL R5-0766, one region contains:
- a CDS encoding SMI1/KNR4 family protein, translating into MLIKAFKEWSDQNEGQIEILAPTGKTTVMNKFKPSASEDKIKELSEYFSTPLPPDYISFLRLCNGASLFEDPEYGGESFLYSAQDVIHYNEASDNKIVVANILDDRILIDLELWSSGNEQYLLLCESLYSVEHTGSFYSNFETWLERFIISQGSKFWYWKTKRSFEE; encoded by the coding sequence ATGTTAATTAAAGCATTTAAGGAATGGTCGGACCAAAATGAAGGTCAGATTGAAATACTTGCTCCTACTGGGAAAACGACTGTTATGAATAAATTCAAACCAAGTGCATCCGAAGATAAAATTAAAGAGCTTTCCGAGTATTTTTCTACTCCATTACCTCCAGATTACATAAGCTTTTTACGATTATGTAATGGAGCCTCCTTGTTCGAAGACCCCGAATATGGCGGGGAGAGCTTCTTATACTCAGCCCAAGATGTTATACATTACAATGAAGCATCAGATAATAAGATTGTGGTCGCCAATATTCTTGATGATCGAATCCTAATAGATTTAGAGCTTTGGAGTTCAGGTAATGAGCAATATCTGTTGCTTTGTGAGAGTTTATATTCTGTTGAACATACGGGATCTTTTTACAGTAACTTTGAGACATGGTTAGAACGTTTTATAATCTCTCAAGGATCGAAGTTCTGGTATTGGAAAACAAAGCGTAGTTTTGAAGAATAA
- a CDS encoding DUF2339 domain-containing protein, protein MKEFKERLGQVQEQQKQLAKEYHALLQEYQSDDLIVKNEQLQEQYEAHKLKLRQLEHRSRKMEEENARLRMALSEQMLDEKLNLIRVSREKMETYFQGKTAVHHDRIAFHEHRTKSNLNALYNQATQELQEDSHEVKERISYLAAEVNERIESHKRAVREREEALRGHMERGYEQMAEEGLSEETIQRRIKQNRMEMKIGLSWINKVAILLLILGVGAAFQYSYSTWFNDEMKSGAFFLLGALMLAGGELLFRRKKQTFAMGLLGGGISVLFGSVFYSYFLLHIIGLYTGLALSVLVSAISVLLSLRYQSKTICSLGLVGGYLPLFSYMFSFGLEGPAVYVAMIYLLLLNGIIVFISFGKRWPVVHYISFLFNTPSMLILLWLSPSEKIGMLYSIVTFALYLGITLAYPFKHRMKLTWWDFALLAMNTSISCLMLYVLFDVANWNDAQGLLALIFCLVYLGLARFVQRNMAQEKQTILLFYVTSLTFAILIIPFQFGAKWLSMGWLIEGVLLVTLGHLKRLKSVERAGWGIVLLCLTTFVYYDLLTLLFIGERSYFMLKYSSITLGTLLITLYYAWAVHSSSSSRERFKYSQLEQGFLNGFKYVTLANLWLYVLYESNELYTRAVDGTFLLYMFYKLLMFAALTIALAYGLSKVKLLRDQYVQVYTTFLHAIGCCIALAVTLTMPALQPEVQQHTAAEIVGLLVLIIFNVGVFFAGRDLLIAGIRGQFKSIEWYPVIAGVYLLGVITVFLTIQFQWGDVGLMFSLIYLLLAILYIAYGFRRKYVMIRRLGLGLTLFATGKMVFYDVGMLTSGSKIFAYFSFGVLLLGISYLYQKVSSRMEEVQSRVTAKPDDEPTVPEEEVD, encoded by the coding sequence ATGAAGGAGTTTAAGGAACGGCTTGGGCAGGTTCAGGAGCAGCAGAAACAACTGGCGAAGGAGTATCACGCCTTGCTCCAGGAGTACCAGTCCGATGACCTGATTGTTAAGAATGAACAGTTACAGGAACAGTATGAAGCACACAAGCTCAAGCTGCGACAGCTTGAACATCGCTCGCGCAAGATGGAAGAAGAGAATGCACGTCTTCGCATGGCGTTATCTGAACAGATGCTGGATGAGAAGCTGAATCTGATCCGGGTATCCCGGGAGAAGATGGAGACCTATTTTCAAGGGAAAACAGCGGTACATCATGATCGAATTGCATTCCATGAACATCGAACCAAATCCAATCTGAACGCGCTATACAACCAGGCAACACAGGAGTTGCAAGAGGATTCCCACGAGGTGAAGGAAAGGATTTCTTACCTTGCCGCAGAGGTGAATGAGCGCATTGAATCGCACAAGCGGGCCGTACGGGAGAGAGAAGAGGCTCTACGTGGGCACATGGAGCGTGGATATGAGCAGATGGCGGAGGAGGGATTGAGCGAAGAGACCATTCAGCGCCGGATCAAGCAGAATCGCATGGAGATGAAGATTGGACTTAGCTGGATCAACAAAGTAGCCATCCTGCTCCTCATTCTGGGGGTTGGAGCAGCGTTCCAATACTCGTACTCAACCTGGTTTAATGACGAGATGAAGAGCGGAGCCTTTTTCCTGCTTGGTGCTCTGATGCTGGCTGGAGGAGAGTTGCTGTTCCGACGCAAAAAGCAGACGTTTGCGATGGGGCTGCTCGGCGGCGGGATCTCCGTGTTGTTCGGCTCCGTCTTCTATAGTTACTTTTTACTGCATATTATCGGGTTATATACGGGACTTGCCCTGTCTGTATTGGTATCGGCAATCTCCGTATTGTTGTCCCTGAGGTATCAGTCGAAGACCATCTGTTCATTGGGTCTGGTAGGCGGATATCTTCCGTTATTCTCGTATATGTTCTCGTTCGGGCTTGAGGGCCCTGCTGTCTATGTAGCCATGATCTATCTGCTGCTCTTAAACGGTATTATTGTGTTCATTTCGTTTGGCAAACGGTGGCCGGTTGTGCACTATATCAGTTTTCTGTTCAACACACCGTCCATGCTCATCCTCTTGTGGCTGTCGCCAAGTGAGAAGATTGGCATGTTGTATTCCATTGTGACGTTTGCATTATATCTGGGCATTACACTGGCATATCCGTTCAAACACCGGATGAAGTTAACCTGGTGGGATTTCGCTCTGCTCGCCATGAATACGAGCATCAGCTGTCTGATGTTATACGTGTTATTTGATGTGGCGAATTGGAATGATGCTCAGGGCTTGTTGGCTTTGATCTTCTGTCTGGTATATCTGGGCCTCGCACGATTCGTTCAGCGTAATATGGCTCAGGAGAAACAGACCATTCTGCTCTTCTATGTCACTTCCCTGACCTTTGCCATTCTGATTATTCCGTTCCAGTTCGGGGCCAAGTGGTTATCGATGGGTTGGTTAATCGAAGGAGTTCTGTTGGTTACGCTTGGACATCTGAAACGACTCAAGTCGGTGGAACGTGCCGGATGGGGCATCGTGCTGCTATGTTTAACCACTTTTGTTTACTATGATCTGCTGACGCTACTCTTCATCGGGGAACGTTCTTACTTTATGTTAAAATACTCCAGCATCACGCTGGGAACCTTGCTGATTACACTGTATTATGCCTGGGCAGTTCACAGCAGCTCATCTTCCAGAGAGAGATTCAAATACAGCCAACTGGAGCAGGGCTTCCTAAACGGATTCAAGTATGTGACACTTGCCAATCTGTGGTTATACGTGCTGTATGAATCGAATGAATTGTATACCAGAGCTGTGGATGGGACGTTCCTGTTATACATGTTCTACAAGTTACTCATGTTCGCAGCTCTCACGATTGCATTGGCCTATGGTTTGAGCAAAGTGAAGTTGTTGCGTGATCAATACGTGCAGGTGTATACCACCTTCTTGCATGCTATTGGCTGCTGTATTGCACTGGCCGTAACCTTAACCATGCCAGCGCTTCAGCCGGAAGTTCAACAGCATACGGCGGCGGAGATTGTTGGTTTGCTGGTGTTAATTATCTTTAACGTAGGGGTATTCTTTGCAGGAAGGGATCTGCTAATTGCAGGCATCCGCGGGCAGTTCAAGAGCATTGAATGGTACCCGGTTATCGCAGGGGTGTATCTGCTCGGTGTCATCACCGTATTCCTGACGATTCAGTTCCAGTGGGGTGATGTGGGGCTGATGTTCAGCCTGATCTATCTGCTGCTCGCGATTCTCTATATTGCCTATGGATTCCGTAGAAAATATGTCATGATTCGGCGTCTCGGCCTGGGACTCACGTTGTTCGCCACGGGTAAGATGGTGTTCTATGATGTGGGGATGCTCACCTCGGGCAGCAAAATCTTTGCCTATTTCAGCTTTGGCGTACTATTGCTTGGGATCTCTTACCTGTATCAGAAGGTGTCCAGCCGGATGGAGGAAGTACAGTCCAGAGTGACAGCGAAGCCTGACGACGAGCCGACTGTGCCGGAGGAAGAAGTAGATTGA
- a CDS encoding LCP family protein: MMENSAAHLTRRKPKKPKKKWKKPLIITLSVLLVLGGLGFIYQKQLVVFAFNMFASATVKEALDDSFVPAGDKDAPVVEHTDPFSLLLLGIDQRDNEPSRSDTIIYSVVRPEDNKVLLLSIPRDSYTEIVGRDVKSKINSAYAHGEAKMAMDTVENLLGNKVDFYAAINFNGLKDIVDAVGGVELPIKKNIENKSKAHEKLFVEANKPIYSGEEALGYVRYREDSDFNRTMRHRIFLSAFMNRALEVKNLTKIPDVIQIAGSNFTTNMTSDFIVKFAESLYMKDSIPTISNYMLKGEGATHSGTWYYDLSEDDLQYVRGMIASWLDPDATEIIEPESADQSETSDAA; this comes from the coding sequence ATGATGGAAAACAGTGCCGCACATTTAACAAGACGGAAGCCGAAGAAACCAAAGAAGAAATGGAAGAAGCCATTAATCATCACCCTAAGTGTGCTGCTTGTGTTGGGAGGACTCGGATTTATCTATCAAAAGCAACTCGTCGTGTTTGCCTTTAATATGTTCGCTTCAGCTACGGTGAAGGAAGCCTTGGATGACTCCTTTGTACCAGCGGGCGATAAGGATGCCCCTGTCGTGGAACATACGGACCCATTCTCGCTGTTGCTGCTAGGGATTGACCAACGGGATAACGAACCAAGCCGTTCGGATACCATCATCTATTCCGTCGTGCGTCCCGAAGATAATAAAGTGCTGCTGCTGTCCATTCCACGTGATTCCTATACCGAGATTGTCGGCCGGGATGTGAAGTCGAAGATCAACTCAGCGTATGCCCACGGTGAAGCCAAGATGGCGATGGACACGGTGGAGAATTTGCTGGGGAACAAAGTGGATTTCTATGCCGCGATTAATTTTAACGGGCTCAAGGATATTGTTGATGCGGTGGGTGGTGTGGAACTGCCGATCAAGAAAAATATTGAGAACAAATCAAAAGCGCATGAAAAGCTGTTTGTCGAAGCGAATAAACCGATCTATAGCGGCGAAGAAGCGCTTGGATATGTGCGTTACCGGGAAGATTCCGATTTCAATCGGACGATGCGTCACCGGATTTTTTTAAGTGCCTTCATGAATCGTGCGCTGGAAGTCAAAAATCTGACCAAGATCCCGGATGTAATCCAGATTGCCGGATCGAATTTTACAACTAACATGACCTCGGACTTTATCGTGAAATTTGCCGAGTCCTTATATATGAAAGATAGCATACCAACGATCAGCAATTACATGCTGAAGGGTGAGGGTGCAACGCACAGTGGCACATGGTACTACGATCTGTCGGAGGACGATCTGCAGTATGTGCGTGGCATGATCGCCAGTTGGCTGGACCCTGATGCGACCGAGATAATTGAGCCCGAGTCAGCGGACCAATCAGAGACGAGTGATGCGGCATAA
- a CDS encoding aldo/keto reductase: protein MEYRRLGNSGLRVSALGLGTNAFGKRADEVASTRIIHAAMDQGINFIDTANIYAGTESERIIGQALTGRRENAVLATKAGLPRHDGPHGRGSSRYHLQQELEHSLRRLQTDYVDLYQIHTFDPHTPLDETLRTLDDMVTSGKVRYIGASNYAAWELMKALGISEQKDYVRYISTQTSYSLADRTPELELVPLCLDQGVGIIPYFPLAGGILTGKYNGQTRVPSGSRADTDPSFNRFLLEHNIQLSDQVSAKAASYGCSPSVLSLAWLLTRPAVSTVIVGATHTDQLEHNLASLDMSMPDELLADLDQISDSFRRREPFASYRID from the coding sequence ATGGAATATCGACGTTTAGGCAATAGTGGTTTGCGTGTGTCGGCACTGGGGCTTGGCACCAATGCGTTTGGCAAACGCGCGGATGAAGTAGCTTCTACCCGCATTATTCATGCAGCGATGGATCAGGGCATCAACTTTATCGATACCGCCAATATCTACGCAGGCACGGAATCGGAACGCATCATCGGACAGGCTCTCACAGGTCGACGGGAAAACGCGGTGCTTGCTACCAAGGCCGGATTACCCCGGCATGATGGTCCTCATGGGCGGGGTTCCTCCCGCTACCATCTGCAACAAGAGCTGGAACATAGCCTGCGGCGCCTGCAAACGGATTATGTGGATCTGTACCAGATCCATACCTTTGATCCGCATACACCGCTGGATGAGACACTGCGCACACTGGACGATATGGTCACTTCCGGCAAAGTCCGTTACATCGGAGCCTCCAACTATGCAGCCTGGGAGCTGATGAAAGCTTTAGGCATCAGTGAACAGAAAGATTATGTGCGCTACATCTCCACCCAAACCAGCTACTCTCTGGCTGACCGTACACCCGAGCTTGAACTGGTACCGTTGTGTCTCGATCAGGGTGTAGGCATTATTCCGTACTTCCCGTTGGCAGGTGGTATTCTCACGGGTAAATATAACGGACAGACCCGTGTGCCTTCTGGTTCCAGAGCAGACACCGATCCGTCCTTCAACCGTTTCCTGCTGGAGCATAATATCCAACTGAGTGATCAAGTGAGTGCTAAAGCGGCCTCATATGGTTGCTCCCCTAGTGTGCTGTCACTCGCATGGTTGCTGACACGTCCGGCTGTATCCACAGTGATTGTTGGCGCTACACACACCGATCAGTTGGAACATAATCTGGCTAGTCTGGACATGTCAATGCCTGATGAGCTGTTGGCCGATCTGGACCAGATCAGTGACTCTTTCCGTCGCCGCGAGCCGTTTGCGTCCTATCGAATCGATTGA
- a CDS encoding MarR family transcriptional regulator, translating to MTSSRYKNAQESPGYLLWQVTSMWQKEVRRVLEPLELTQPQFVLLHACLWLNEHDEEGKGVTQVQIAHFAKVDVNVTSQVLRALEKRGLITRARHQTDTRANIITTTEEGTRLAVEGIHLVEESDKAFFETLDHRKEEYMEIMQEFLRQKTES from the coding sequence ATGACAAGCTCAAGGTATAAAAACGCACAAGAAAGCCCGGGATATCTGTTATGGCAGGTTACATCCATGTGGCAAAAGGAAGTACGCAGGGTGCTGGAGCCCCTCGAACTGACACAACCTCAATTTGTATTATTGCACGCCTGTTTGTGGCTCAATGAACACGATGAGGAAGGCAAAGGAGTTACTCAGGTTCAAATTGCTCATTTTGCCAAGGTGGATGTTAACGTAACTTCTCAGGTTCTACGTGCGCTTGAAAAAAGGGGATTAATTACCCGCGCCCGTCATCAGACAGATACGCGTGCCAACATTATCACAACAACGGAAGAAGGAACCCGATTGGCTGTGGAGGGAATTCATCTGGTCGAGGAGTCGGACAAGGCATTCTTCGAAACTTTGGATCATCGTAAGGAAGAGTATATGGAGATCATGCAGGAGTTTCTTCGCCAAAAAACAGAGAGTTGA
- a CDS encoding TIGR00266 family protein — protein MNYEILYDGAFAMLKVHLQRGERFKAESGAMVSMTPTVELKGSAEGGMFAGFGRMLSGEKFFFQELTAAGGSAEILLSPSSMGDVEAVELDGSYSLYVQKDGFLAGTEGIQVNTKMQNLKKGLFSGEGFFIIEISGRGTVFLSSYGAIHAINLAAGEEMIVDNAHLVAWPHYVDYRIEKASQGWLSSVTSGEGLVCRFRGEGTILIQSRNPQGFGQWVKQFIPAR, from the coding sequence ATGAACTATGAGATTTTATATGATGGTGCTTTTGCGATGCTCAAGGTACATTTGCAGCGGGGAGAGCGGTTCAAGGCTGAGAGTGGTGCGATGGTATCCATGACGCCTACGGTTGAACTGAAGGGTTCAGCAGAAGGCGGGATGTTTGCCGGGTTCGGTCGGATGTTGAGCGGGGAGAAGTTTTTCTTTCAGGAACTGACGGCTGCGGGTGGGTCGGCAGAGATTCTGCTCTCACCTTCAAGCATGGGCGATGTAGAAGCTGTTGAATTGGACGGTTCCTATTCACTCTATGTGCAGAAAGACGGATTTCTGGCAGGAACCGAGGGCATTCAGGTGAATACCAAAATGCAAAACCTGAAGAAAGGTCTCTTTTCGGGAGAAGGTTTCTTCATTATTGAGATCAGCGGACGTGGAACTGTATTTCTGTCTTCCTATGGTGCCATCCATGCGATTAATCTGGCAGCAGGTGAAGAAATGATCGTGGATAACGCCCATTTGGTGGCATGGCCTCATTATGTAGATTACCGTATTGAGAAAGCTTCACAGGGCTGGTTATCCAGTGTTACAAGTGGAGAAGGACTGGTATGTCGGTTCCGCGGAGAAGGAACCATTCTTATACAGAGCCGCAATCCGCAAGGATTCGGACAATGGGTGAAGCAGTTTATTCCTGCCCGCTAA
- a CDS encoding winged helix-turn-helix transcriptional regulator, with amino-acid sequence MVRKKYNISVEATLEVIGGKWKCVILCHLTHGKRRTSDLKRIMPAITQKMLTQQLRELENDGIVNRIVYNQVPPKVEYELSDYGRSLEPILNALCNWGDQHIMKEYGDKSAVLEDNGLNDFNSDNRELVQP; translated from the coding sequence ATGGTTAGAAAAAAATATAACATCTCGGTTGAAGCTACCCTAGAGGTGATCGGTGGCAAGTGGAAATGCGTCATTCTCTGTCATCTGACACATGGGAAAAGACGAACCAGTGATCTCAAACGTATTATGCCCGCAATCACACAGAAAATGTTAACACAGCAACTCAGAGAGCTTGAAAACGACGGAATCGTAAACCGTATCGTATATAATCAGGTCCCTCCCAAAGTAGAATACGAATTGAGTGATTACGGGAGAAGTCTTGAACCGATTCTCAATGCGCTCTGTAATTGGGGAGATCAACATATTATGAAGGAATACGGAGACAAATCAGCAGTTCTGGAAGATAATGGACTCAATGATTTTAACTCTGACAATAGGGAGCTGGTGCAACCATGA
- a CDS encoding MFS transporter, with the protein MLQDSKRSTWALLALAISAFAIGTTEFISVGLLPLIADDLGISVTTAGLTVTLYALGVTFGAPVLTSLTSTISRKTLLLAIMIVFIAGNTMAALSTGITMLLIARVVSALAHGVFMSIGSTIAADLVPATRRASAIAIMFSGLTIATVTGVPLGTLIGQHWGWRAAFILIVVVGIVAMIGNLILVPSTLKRGTRTAFRDQLKLVTGGRLLLAFAITAVGYGGTFVVFTYLSPLLHDISGYSEKTVAFILLLYGIAIAVGNIIGGRAANRNPLKALFYMFIIQTIILGVMYFTVPFKLAALLTIMGMGLLAFMNVPGLQMYVVTLAERYAPQAKDVASAFNIAAFNAGIAIGAYLGGVINDSIGLIHTTWVGALMVLVAVILTAWAKMLESKDQHASVEMEKASF; encoded by the coding sequence ATGTTACAAGATTCAAAACGCAGCACGTGGGCACTGCTAGCACTGGCCATTAGTGCATTCGCAATCGGTACCACAGAGTTTATCAGCGTTGGGCTACTGCCCCTTATTGCAGATGACCTGGGCATTTCCGTAACTACAGCGGGACTGACCGTTACTTTATATGCATTAGGCGTTACCTTTGGGGCTCCTGTTCTGACCTCACTGACGTCTACCATATCACGCAAAACGCTATTGCTTGCCATCATGATTGTCTTCATTGCGGGTAACACAATGGCTGCACTATCGACGGGCATTACCATGTTACTCATTGCACGAGTAGTGTCCGCTCTGGCACACGGGGTGTTCATGTCCATCGGCTCCACGATTGCAGCCGATTTGGTGCCTGCCACCCGTAGGGCGAGTGCTATTGCCATCATGTTCTCCGGTCTTACCATTGCCACAGTAACCGGTGTACCTCTCGGTACACTCATCGGCCAACATTGGGGCTGGCGCGCTGCCTTTATCCTGATTGTTGTGGTTGGCATCGTTGCGATGATCGGGAACCTGATACTCGTGCCATCCACGTTGAAGCGAGGAACACGGACGGCATTTCGGGATCAGCTGAAGCTCGTTACAGGTGGACGCTTGCTGCTTGCTTTTGCCATCACTGCTGTTGGGTACGGAGGAACATTTGTTGTGTTTACGTATCTGTCCCCGTTGTTGCATGATATTAGCGGATATTCCGAGAAAACAGTAGCGTTCATTCTGTTGTTGTACGGAATCGCCATTGCTGTTGGCAACATCATCGGCGGCAGAGCAGCCAATCGCAACCCGCTCAAGGCGCTCTTCTACATGTTCATCATTCAGACCATCATTCTCGGCGTGATGTACTTCACCGTCCCATTCAAGTTGGCAGCACTGCTCACCATTATGGGTATGGGTCTGCTCGCCTTCATGAATGTGCCTGGTCTTCAGATGTACGTTGTAACCTTGGCTGAACGATATGCACCACAGGCCAAGGATGTAGCCTCAGCCTTTAACATCGCCGCATTTAATGCAGGGATCGCTATAGGTGCCTATTTGGGTGGAGTGATCAATGATTCCATCGGTTTGATTCACACGACATGGGTCGGTGCCTTGATGGTTCTCGTAGCTGTAATCCTGACCGCTTGGGCTAAAATGCTGGAAAGCAAGGATCAACATGCATCAGTCGAAATGGAGAAAGCTTCGTTCTAA
- a CDS encoding aldo/keto reductase, with amino-acid sequence MTTAQTAQHLQSTVTLHNGVSMPWFGLGVFKVEEGSELIEAVKNAIKHGYRSIDTAAIYGNEAGVGQAIAEALQENNLKREELFVTSKVWNADLGYEETLAAFDTTLNKLGLEYLDLYLIHWPKAGKYKAAWKAIEELYAAGRIKAIGVSNFQIHHLEDLMQDAKVKPMINQVEYHPRLTQVELKAFCEKHGIQLEAWSPLMQGQLLDNPVLTAIASAKGKSVAQVILRWDLQNGVITIPKSTKEHRIIENSSIFDFELSNEEMDQISALNEDVRVGPDPDNFDF; translated from the coding sequence ATGACAACAGCTCAAACCGCACAACATTTACAATCCACAGTAACTCTGCATAACGGTGTTTCTATGCCTTGGTTCGGACTTGGTGTATTTAAGGTAGAAGAAGGATCTGAACTGATTGAAGCTGTGAAAAATGCGATTAAACATGGCTACCGAAGCATTGATACTGCTGCAATATACGGCAATGAAGCCGGTGTTGGTCAAGCGATTGCAGAAGCTTTGCAAGAAAACAACCTGAAACGCGAAGAACTGTTTGTTACATCTAAAGTATGGAATGCAGACCTTGGATATGAAGAGACTCTTGCGGCTTTTGATACCACATTGAACAAACTGGGACTGGAATACCTGGACCTGTATCTGATTCACTGGCCTAAGGCAGGCAAATACAAAGCAGCCTGGAAAGCAATCGAGGAACTGTACGCAGCTGGCCGCATTAAGGCCATCGGTGTAAGCAACTTCCAGATTCATCATCTCGAAGACTTGATGCAGGATGCCAAAGTAAAACCGATGATTAATCAGGTGGAATACCACCCTCGACTGACTCAGGTTGAGCTTAAGGCTTTCTGTGAAAAGCATGGTATCCAGCTTGAAGCTTGGTCCCCTCTGATGCAAGGTCAGCTGTTGGACAATCCAGTGCTCACGGCGATCGCTTCAGCCAAAGGCAAATCGGTTGCACAAGTCATCCTGCGTTGGGATCTGCAAAATGGGGTCATTACCATTCCGAAGTCCACCAAGGAACACCGGATTATTGAGAATTCCTCCATCTTCGACTTTGAACTTTCAAATGAAGAGATGGATCAGATCAGTGCTCTGAACGAAGATGTACGCGTTGGACCTGATCCGGACAACTTCGATTTCTAA